In Elusimicrobiaceae bacterium, a genomic segment contains:
- the hrcA gene encoding heat-inducible transcriptional repressor HrcA: MRVLKPEIAIERERRILRWVIQDFVQHRRPVASEQVACRCGLGVSSATVRGIMKKLEEEGYLSQSHISGGRYPTDKAYRFYVDYLSEARKLALEERRRIENEYHSQMDEIDRIMAQTSRLLAAVSHSAGFVLSSGIGEQCIARIDFVPMGPGCILVLLVSESGAVKHWPVKTDIDLSPRRLRLMAAFLNEQVAGLPIGQARRVLWDYLRSGRDELRDAADLAGRFLETVERQSSGGQELHIEGLGQLAGEVEETEFDGFFEMLSVMDEKQRFIAMLKDRIKGLECDKLRRASVSIGSENDIKELHNMSLVTRTCRVGSKPVGMIGILGPRHMEYGRMLSLVDFMGSLMEETISQWDGLLNDDGAGERSSGGEQDF; encoded by the coding sequence ATGCGAGTCTTGAAACCTGAAATTGCCATTGAACGCGAGCGGCGCATCCTGCGCTGGGTGATACAGGATTTTGTGCAGCACCGGCGGCCGGTTGCGTCGGAGCAGGTGGCGTGCCGGTGCGGGCTGGGCGTGTCCAGCGCGACGGTGCGCGGCATCATGAAAAAGCTGGAGGAGGAAGGCTATCTCAGCCAGTCGCACATATCCGGCGGGCGCTATCCGACTGACAAGGCGTACCGGTTTTACGTTGATTATCTTTCCGAGGCGCGCAAGCTCGCGCTTGAAGAACGCCGGCGCATAGAAAACGAGTATCACAGCCAGATGGACGAGATTGACCGGATCATGGCGCAAACCTCCAGACTGCTGGCCGCGGTTTCGCATTCGGCGGGTTTTGTGCTGTCGTCCGGCATCGGGGAGCAGTGCATCGCGCGCATTGATTTCGTGCCGATGGGGCCGGGCTGCATACTGGTGCTGCTGGTGTCGGAATCGGGCGCCGTAAAGCATTGGCCGGTGAAGACGGATATTGATCTTTCGCCCCGGCGGCTGCGCCTGATGGCCGCATTTCTTAACGAGCAGGTTGCCGGCCTGCCGATAGGGCAGGCGCGGCGGGTGCTGTGGGATTATCTTCGCTCGGGCCGGGACGAACTGCGCGACGCCGCCGATCTGGCCGGCCGGTTTCTGGAAACGGTTGAGCGGCAGTCGTCGGGCGGGCAGGAACTGCATATCGAAGGGCTGGGCCAGCTGGCGGGCGAGGTTGAGGAAACCGAGTTCGACGGGTTTTTTGAAATGCTCAGCGTCATGGACGAAAAACAGCGCTTCATTGCCATGCTCAAGGATCGCATCAAGGGGCTGGAATGCGACAAGCTGCGCCGCGCCAGCGTATCCATCGGCAGCGAGAATGACATTAAAGAACTGCATAACATGAGCCTTGTCACCCGCACCTGCCGCGTGGGCTCCAAGCCGGTCGGGATGATCGGCATTCTGGGCCCCCGGCATATGGAGTACGGCCGCATGCTTTCGCTGGTGGATTTCATGGGTTCGCTTATGGAGGAAACCATAAGCCAGTGGGACGGCCTGCTCAACGACGACGGCGCCGGCGAACGCAGCTCCGGCGGAGAACAGGATTTTTAA
- the nusB gene encoding transcription antitermination factor NusB, with protein sequence MGKRRLAREFCLQALYLSDTGRLTREEITSALAESFRLDAPTREFAGLLLAGTIENLPELDRLITEYAKNWSLTRMSAVDRSILRMSVYEIVYGAGTPVPAIIDEAIELAKKFSTENSGSFINGLLDRMKNERIRTAGGK encoded by the coding sequence ATGGGTAAACGACGGCTGGCACGCGAGTTCTGTCTGCAGGCTTTATACCTGTCCGATACCGGCAGGCTGACCAGAGAGGAAATAACCTCCGCTCTGGCGGAATCGTTCCGGCTTGACGCCCCGACCCGGGAATTTGCGGGGCTGCTGCTGGCGGGCACCATTGAAAACCTTCCCGAACTGGACCGGCTGATAACGGAATACGCGAAAAACTGGTCGCTGACGCGGATGTCCGCGGTGGACCGGAGCATACTGCGGATGTCGGTTTATGAAATTGTGTACGGCGCGGGCACTCCCGTGCCCGCCATTATAGACGAAGCGATCGAGCTGGCAAAAAAATTCTCCACTGAAAATTCGGGGTCGTTCATCAACGGACTGCTCGACCGCATGAAAAACGAACGTATCAGGACCGCCGGCGGAAAATAA
- the ligA gene encoding NAD-dependent DNA ligase LigA, with protein sequence MKPEQEIALLREKLRYHNYLYYNLDNPEISDAQYDALLKRLGQLERENPLLITPDSPTQKVGGALSSEFRPVRHRVPMLSLDNSYSQEDIAAWHARVVKGLNGAPHELIAEGKIDGLSCSLVYSGGMLLTAATRGDGETGEDVTLNVRTMIDIPLSLREPVPGTVEIRGEIFMSKQDFLRLNDRQRRDGQEPFANPRNAAAGSLRQKDPRVTAKRPLGFFAHSYGFFDRITEPARHSDFLDKCAGWGLKPCPVRRICPGIDEALAFLRETALERQALPFEIDGMVLKVNELASQRLLGSTARSPRWAVAFKFPAQQATTVLRNVYFSVGRTGVITPVAELNPVECGGVVISSATLHNFDEVARLGVKTGDTVIVERAGDVIPKIVKVVTTSRQGNEQEVLPPQQCPVCHGAVQKDPEEVAYRCANPSCPAQLREKLLHFGSRDAMDIDGLGETVVEQLVSTGLVHDMGDLYILEKAQLAQLKAFSDQKGVHKKADKLLAAISASRGRTLARLIYALGIRHVGEKSAELLASHFKTMDALTAASAQQLEEIAEIGPVIAGEINAFFSAPEAKALVFKLKTIGLTFTQDAAASAAARTLEGKTFVFTGELSAMPRSRAKELVREHGGKEVSAVSAATDFLVTGEKPGSKLAKARELGVTVLTEREFMKLVNPQQSAANPETGRHARPDQPELF encoded by the coding sequence ATGAAGCCCGAACAGGAAATCGCCCTTCTGCGGGAAAAGCTCCGTTATCACAATTATCTCTATTACAATCTGGACAATCCGGAAATTTCCGACGCGCAGTACGACGCGCTCCTCAAACGGCTCGGCCAGCTGGAACGGGAGAACCCGCTCCTTATCACGCCGGATTCGCCCACGCAGAAAGTGGGCGGCGCGCTATCGTCGGAATTCAGGCCGGTCCGGCACCGCGTGCCGATGCTGTCGCTGGATAATTCCTATTCGCAGGAAGACATAGCCGCGTGGCACGCGCGGGTTGTGAAAGGCCTGAACGGCGCGCCGCATGAACTGATCGCGGAAGGCAAGATAGACGGGCTGTCCTGTTCCCTGGTTTATTCCGGCGGCATGCTTCTGACCGCCGCCACCCGCGGCGACGGCGAAACCGGGGAAGACGTCACGCTCAATGTCCGCACGATGATAGATATTCCGCTTTCGCTCAGGGAGCCGGTGCCGGGCACTGTGGAAATACGCGGCGAGATTTTCATGTCAAAACAGGACTTTCTGCGCCTGAACGACCGGCAGCGCCGGGACGGGCAGGAACCGTTCGCCAACCCGCGCAACGCCGCCGCCGGCTCGCTGAGGCAGAAAGACCCGCGTGTAACCGCCAAACGTCCGCTCGGATTTTTCGCCCATTCCTACGGTTTCTTCGACAGGATCACCGAACCGGCCCGGCACTCCGATTTTCTCGACAAATGCGCCGGATGGGGCCTTAAGCCCTGTCCCGTGCGGCGCATATGCCCGGGCATAGACGAAGCGCTGGCTTTTTTGCGGGAAACCGCGCTGGAACGCCAGGCCCTGCCTTTTGAAATAGACGGCATGGTGCTGAAAGTGAATGAACTGGCCAGCCAGCGGCTGTTAGGCTCAACCGCGCGCAGCCCGCGCTGGGCGGTGGCTTTCAAATTTCCCGCGCAGCAGGCGACGACCGTTCTGCGCAACGTATATTTTTCGGTGGGCCGGACTGGCGTTATCACCCCGGTCGCCGAGCTTAACCCCGTGGAATGCGGCGGCGTGGTGATATCCAGCGCGACACTGCACAATTTCGACGAAGTGGCGCGGCTTGGCGTGAAAACAGGCGACACCGTGATTGTTGAACGCGCCGGCGACGTGATCCCCAAGATAGTGAAAGTGGTCACCACTTCCCGCCAGGGCAACGAGCAGGAAGTTCTGCCGCCTCAGCAATGCCCGGTTTGCCACGGCGCGGTGCAGAAAGATCCGGAGGAAGTGGCTTACCGCTGCGCCAATCCGTCCTGCCCGGCCCAGTTGCGCGAAAAACTCCTGCATTTCGGCTCGCGCGACGCCATGGACATTGACGGACTGGGCGAAACGGTGGTGGAACAGCTTGTTTCAACAGGGCTGGTGCACGACATGGGCGACCTGTACATACTCGAAAAAGCCCAGCTCGCACAGCTCAAGGCATTCAGCGATCAGAAAGGCGTGCACAAGAAAGCCGACAAACTGCTCGCCGCCATCAGCGCCAGCCGTGGCCGGACACTGGCCCGGCTGATATACGCGCTGGGAATACGGCATGTCGGGGAAAAATCGGCGGAGTTGCTGGCTTCGCATTTTAAAACCATGGACGCGCTCACGGCGGCTTCCGCGCAACAGCTGGAGGAAATAGCGGAGATAGGGCCGGTGATCGCCGGGGAAATCAACGCGTTTTTTTCGGCGCCGGAAGCAAAGGCGCTGGTTTTCAAGCTCAAGACCATCGGGCTCACTTTCACGCAGGACGCTGCTGCCAGCGCCGCGGCGCGCACGCTGGAAGGAAAAACCTTCGTGTTCACGGGCGAACTGTCCGCCATGCCCAGAAGCCGGGCGAAAGAACTAGTGCGGGAACACGGAGGCAAAGAGGTGTCCGCCGTGTCGGCCGCAACGGATTTTCTGGTAACGGGCGAAAAGCCGGGCTCAAAACTCGCCAAAGCCCGGGAGCTGGGCGTCACTGTTCTTACCGAACGGGAATTTATGAAACTTGTGAACCCGCAGCAATCCGCCGCGAACCCGGAAACCGGCAGGCACGCCAGGCCGGATCAGCCTGAATTGTTTTAA
- a CDS encoding hemerythrin family protein, whose protein sequence is MSVRWSKNYETGFTAIDNQHHELFNKADEFVLAIMAEKEDEELEGLFTFLEGYVKSSFYEEEAMLIKTGWPDTDKHIAQHEYFRRRYAQLQRDFLFKGANEFLVRDIHQKVVAWMSGHIQNEDSQWAQWIRANHAEYNK, encoded by the coding sequence ATGTCAGTCAGATGGAGTAAAAATTACGAGACCGGTTTCACTGCCATTGACAATCAGCACCACGAGCTGTTTAACAAAGCTGACGAATTCGTGCTGGCCATCATGGCCGAGAAAGAAGACGAGGAACTGGAAGGCCTGTTCACTTTTCTCGAGGGCTATGTCAAAAGCAGTTTTTATGAAGAAGAGGCAATGCTCATAAAAACCGGCTGGCCCGATACGGACAAACATATCGCGCAGCATGAATACTTCAGACGCCGTTACGCCCAGCTCCAGCGCGATTTTCTGTTCAAAGGCGCGAATGAATTTCTCGTGCGCGACATCCACCAAAAAGTGGTGGCCTGGATGAGCGGACACATCCAGAATGAAGACAGCCAGTGGGCCCAGTGGATCCGCGCCAACCACGCCGAATACAACAAATAA
- a CDS encoding DMT family transporter, which produces MRYLYDLALLYCSAIWGSTFFLVKDTLELVHPVTMVAYRFLIAALLLLPFVLLKRGVHRYLRESFLLTLLLAPMYVSNAWGLKYTTASNSGFITGLFVVLVPLFLFLIFRKPVPKAQWAASAIALSGLWVLTGGINGFNLGDGLSLITAVTYALHVLLMDRYAKARFDITVLTFQQMWMTGALCLAAVLLFGFPHVMQSPLKCTGILIFFAVFPTLSGFYVQMWAQRTVSPVRAALIFALEPVFAAVFAWTLGGEPVTGPAIAGGGLIMAALLFSELSVYCAGSALAPEIKNPPA; this is translated from the coding sequence ATGCGTTACCTTTATGATCTCGCTCTTTTGTACTGTTCCGCCATCTGGGGAAGCACTTTTTTCCTAGTCAAGGATACGCTTGAACTGGTGCATCCGGTCACAATGGTGGCGTACCGGTTTCTGATAGCGGCATTGCTGCTGCTGCCTTTTGTGCTGCTCAAGCGCGGCGTGCACAGGTATCTGCGGGAAAGCTTCCTGCTTACGCTGCTGCTGGCTCCGATGTATGTGTCAAACGCATGGGGGCTGAAGTATACCACCGCGTCCAATTCGGGGTTTATTACCGGGCTGTTCGTGGTGCTGGTGCCTTTGTTCCTGTTTTTGATTTTCAGGAAACCGGTTCCGAAAGCCCAGTGGGCGGCTTCGGCGATAGCGCTGTCGGGTCTGTGGGTTCTTACTGGCGGGATAAACGGGTTTAATCTGGGGGACGGGCTCTCGCTCATAACGGCCGTTACCTATGCGCTTCATGTGCTGCTTATGGACCGTTACGCCAAAGCTCGATTTGATATCACGGTGCTTACTTTCCAGCAGATGTGGATGACGGGCGCGCTGTGCCTTGCGGCGGTGCTGCTTTTTGGCTTCCCGCATGTTATGCAATCGCCTTTGAAATGCACGGGTATCCTGATTTTTTTCGCGGTATTTCCGACCCTGTCCGGGTTTTATGTGCAGATGTGGGCGCAGCGGACGGTTTCACCGGTTCGGGCGGCATTGATTTTCGCGCTGGAGCCGGTTTTCGCCGCCGTTTTTGCCTGGACGCTGGGCGGCGAACCCGTAACCGGCCCGGCTATCGCGGGCGGCGGGCTGATCATGGCGGCGCTGCTGTTTAGCGAGCTGTCCGTTTATTGCGCCGGTTCCGCGCTGGCCCCGGAAATAAAAAATCCTCCGGCCTGA